In a single window of the Agromyces sp. H17E-10 genome:
- the crcB gene encoding fluoride efflux transporter CrcB, whose translation MLSPAVIAAVLVAGAIGAVLRYALSRALPVRPGHLPGGILIVNVVGSGVAGALIGLAERAALDGDLRLILVTGFCGGLTTFSTWSVETIELLGGGRWRAATLNVIVTLVLGLAAAAGMYLVFR comes from the coding sequence ATGCTCAGCCCGGCCGTGATCGCGGCGGTGCTCGTCGCGGGCGCGATCGGCGCGGTGCTTCGCTACGCCCTCTCCCGAGCCCTGCCCGTGCGGCCGGGGCACCTCCCGGGCGGCATCCTCATCGTCAACGTCGTCGGCTCGGGTGTCGCCGGCGCGCTCATCGGCCTCGCCGAGCGCGCCGCCCTCGACGGCGATCTGCGGCTCATCCTCGTGACCGGGTTCTGCGGGGGTCTCACGACCTTCAGCACGTGGAGCGTCGAGACGATCGAGCTCCTCGGCGGCGGCCGGTGGCGCGCCGCGACGCTCAACGTGATCGTCACGCTCGTGCTCGGCCTGGCCGCGGCGGCGGGCATGTACCTCGTCTTCCGCTGA
- a CDS encoding fluoride efflux transporter FluC, with translation MRASPLITVGAVAVGGLVGTGLRLAFDLAFAAAPDEFPVETLVINLAGAFVLGWLVGGLWTRPATPTWLKAGLGSGVLGSFTTLSAVMAAVVVLTGEGEIWIGVGYLAASVVGGLGFAALGLELGSHLAHRPMPHEITDAGETL, from the coding sequence GTGCGCGCGTCTCCACTCATCACCGTCGGCGCGGTCGCCGTCGGCGGCCTCGTCGGAACCGGCTTGCGCCTCGCCTTCGATCTCGCGTTCGCGGCCGCGCCCGACGAGTTCCCGGTCGAGACGCTCGTCATCAACCTCGCCGGCGCGTTCGTGCTCGGCTGGCTCGTCGGCGGCCTCTGGACTCGGCCGGCGACGCCCACCTGGCTGAAGGCGGGGCTCGGCTCGGGCGTGCTCGGCTCGTTCACGACCCTGTCCGCCGTCATGGCCGCGGTCGTCGTGCTGACGGGCGAGGGCGAGATCTGGATCGGCGTCGGCTACCTCGCCGCATCGGTCGTCGGCGGACTCGGCTTCGCCGCTCTCGGGCTCGAGCTCGGCTCGCACCTGGCGCACCGACCGATGCCGCACGAGATCACCGACGCCGGAGAGACCCTGTGA
- a CDS encoding GNAT family N-acetyltransferase: protein MDVEVHPWSEGDLELLRRANTPELMDWVGGVETDDQVVARHHRYLALARDGTGQQFRITVPGHPEGVGMVGYWQHEWHGEPALESGWSVESEYRGQGIAPAAVVAMLEFARAAGETLPVHAYPSVDNPASNAVCRKAGFTLLGEEDFEVGDGVLRTNDWVAYLAPGGEASRST from the coding sequence ATGGACGTCGAAGTGCACCCGTGGTCCGAGGGCGACCTCGAACTGCTGCGGCGGGCGAACACGCCCGAGCTGATGGACTGGGTGGGCGGCGTCGAGACCGACGACCAGGTCGTCGCCCGGCACCACCGCTACCTCGCGCTCGCGCGCGACGGCACGGGGCAGCAGTTCCGCATCACGGTCCCCGGGCACCCCGAGGGCGTCGGCATGGTCGGCTACTGGCAGCACGAGTGGCACGGCGAGCCCGCGCTCGAGAGCGGGTGGTCGGTGGAGTCCGAGTACCGTGGGCAGGGCATCGCGCCGGCGGCCGTCGTGGCGATGCTCGAGTTCGCCAGGGCCGCCGGCGAGACCCTGCCCGTGCACGCGTACCCGAGCGTCGACAACCCCGCGTCGAACGCCGTCTGCCGCAAGGCGGGGTTCACCCTGCTCGGCGAGGAGGACTTCGAGGTGGGCGACGGGGTGCTCCGCACGAACGACTGGGTCGCGTATCTCGCCCCCGGCGGCGAGGCGTCGCGCTCGACCTGA
- a CDS encoding PadR family transcriptional regulator encodes MTPPVFAHGSLRLYLLALLDEQPRHGYELIQALSDRFGGTYSPSAGTIYPRLAKLEEEGLVTKTSDGRKSVYEITDAGRAELETRRPELDAIEDEVTDSVRRLADGVRAEVNEAMRSLRAELASAARDAKRSAKDAGKASAESARSATVDAQVDSRRALHEAELAINEFRRQVRTDLRTRTQHANVPPEAVTLLKARLAQVRADVQAVLGD; translated from the coding sequence GTGACTCCTCCGGTCTTCGCGCACGGCAGCCTGCGCCTCTACCTCCTCGCCCTCCTCGACGAGCAGCCGAGGCACGGGTACGAGTTGATCCAGGCGCTGTCCGACCGCTTCGGCGGCACGTACTCGCCGAGCGCCGGCACGATCTATCCCCGCCTCGCCAAGCTCGAGGAGGAGGGGCTCGTCACGAAGACGAGCGACGGCCGAAAGTCGGTCTACGAGATCACCGACGCCGGGCGCGCCGAGCTCGAGACACGCCGTCCCGAGCTCGACGCGATCGAAGACGAGGTCACCGACTCGGTCCGGCGGCTCGCCGACGGGGTGCGGGCCGAGGTGAACGAGGCGATGCGCTCGCTGCGCGCCGAGCTCGCGAGCGCCGCGCGCGACGCGAAGCGCTCCGCGAAGGATGCGGGCAAGGCGAGCGCCGAGAGTGCACGATCGGCGACGGTCGACGCCCAGGTCGACTCGCGCCGTGCGCTGCACGAGGCCGAGCTCGCGATCAACGAGTTCCGCCGCCAGGTGCGCACCGACCTGCGCACCCGCACGCAGCACGCGAACGTGCCGCCCGAGGCGGTGACCCTGCTGAAGGCCCGGCTCGCCCAGGTGCGCGCCGACGTGCAGGCCGTCCTCGGAGACTAG
- a CDS encoding DUF4097 family beta strand repeat-containing protein, translating into MTIEKWVITPGESRVIDLELVRKLKVSLIGGKVDLIAHDEPGARVEVSKVSGKDLLVTIDGDALEVDHPQLRWDNFIDAFKGWANNAKAEVSILAPRDVVLKLGVVSGDALVAGFDGDAKLSTVSGELVVDDHDGDLELSSVSGELSVGNHTGRITAHSVSGDIVATGTITVFNADTVAGDMIVDAFGTPSRIDTNTVSGDLTVRFDPGAGARYRVNTVGGTVLIDDVTMKGVLGKGFERVTGELAGRWLDFGANSVSGSISIMRREPSAGGASGASGAGAADDGATDAGTGGDASAKASRDEVGGAA; encoded by the coding sequence ATGACCATCGAGAAGTGGGTCATCACCCCGGGCGAGTCCCGGGTCATCGATCTCGAGCTCGTCCGCAAGCTCAAGGTCAGCCTCATCGGCGGCAAGGTCGACCTCATCGCCCACGACGAGCCCGGCGCCCGCGTCGAGGTCTCCAAGGTGAGCGGCAAGGACCTGCTCGTCACGATCGATGGCGACGCGCTCGAGGTCGACCACCCGCAGCTGCGCTGGGACAACTTCATCGACGCGTTCAAGGGCTGGGCCAACAACGCCAAGGCCGAGGTGTCGATCCTCGCGCCGCGCGACGTCGTGCTGAAGCTCGGCGTCGTCTCGGGCGACGCGCTCGTGGCGGGCTTCGACGGCGACGCGAAGCTCAGCACCGTGTCGGGCGAACTCGTCGTCGACGACCACGACGGCGACCTCGAGCTCTCGAGCGTGTCGGGCGAGCTCTCGGTCGGCAACCACACGGGCCGCATCACGGCCCACTCGGTGTCGGGCGACATCGTCGCGACGGGCACGATCACCGTGTTCAACGCCGACACCGTCGCGGGCGACATGATCGTCGACGCGTTCGGCACGCCGAGCCGCATCGACACGAACACCGTCTCGGGCGACCTCACCGTTCGCTTCGATCCCGGCGCCGGGGCGCGCTACCGCGTCAACACCGTCGGCGGCACCGTGCTGATCGACGACGTCACCATGAAGGGCGTGCTCGGCAAGGGCTTCGAGCGCGTGACCGGCGAGCTCGCGGGCCGCTGGCTCGACTTCGGCGCGAACAGCGTGTCGGGCTCGATCTCGATCATGCGGCGCGAACCCTCGGCCGGGGGCGCCTCTGGCGCGTCCGGCGCCGGCGCGGCCGACGACGGTGCGACCGACGCCGGTACCGGCGGGGATGCCTCGGCCAAGGCATCCCGCGACGAGGTCGGAGGCGCGGCGTGA
- a CDS encoding MerR family transcriptional regulator, translating into MDWSIQEIAKLAGTTSRTLRHYDDIGLLAPSRVAGNGYRHYDERALVRLQRIMLLRELGLGLPAIAEVLEGDADEAHALGAHLGWLRQEQDRLTRQIASVEKTIEALEGGERLMADEMFDGFDHTQYKDEVEERWGKQAYADGDRWWRGLGEAGQREWKARVAELGRDWIAAAESGVAPDGPEGQALAKRHVEWLTAVPGTPAAAPGGDVKAYVLGLGDMYVADSRFAANYGGEQGAVFVRDALRAYAEREL; encoded by the coding sequence GTGGACTGGTCGATCCAGGAGATCGCGAAGCTCGCCGGCACGACGAGCCGCACCCTGCGGCATTACGACGACATCGGCCTGCTCGCACCGAGCCGCGTGGCCGGCAACGGCTACCGCCACTACGACGAGCGTGCGCTCGTGCGGCTGCAGCGCATCATGCTGCTGCGAGAGCTCGGGCTCGGACTGCCGGCGATCGCCGAGGTGCTCGAGGGTGACGCCGACGAGGCGCACGCGCTCGGTGCGCACCTGGGCTGGCTCCGGCAGGAACAGGATCGGCTGACGCGCCAGATCGCGTCGGTCGAGAAGACCATCGAGGCATTGGAAGGAGGTGAACGACTCATGGCAGACGAGATGTTCGACGGATTCGACCACACCCAGTACAAGGACGAGGTCGAGGAACGTTGGGGCAAGCAGGCCTACGCCGACGGCGACCGCTGGTGGCGAGGTCTCGGCGAGGCCGGCCAGCGCGAGTGGAAGGCCCGGGTGGCCGAGCTCGGCCGCGACTGGATCGCGGCGGCGGAGTCGGGCGTCGCGCCCGACGGGCCCGAGGGGCAGGCGCTCGCGAAGCGCCACGTCGAGTGGCTGACCGCTGTTCCGGGCACGCCCGCGGCGGCGCCCGGCGGCGACGTCAAGGCGTACGTGCTCGGCCTCGGCGACATGTACGTGGCCGACTCGCGCTTCGCAGCCAACTACGGCGGCGAGCAGGGGGCGGTGTTCGTGCGCGACGCGCTCCGCGCGTACGCCGAGCGCGAGCTCTGA
- the yczE gene encoding membrane protein YczE, translating into MARRIPQLLIGLVLYGIADAMMIRAALGVDPWTVFAQGLSHLTGIGIGWLTNIIGALVLLLWIPLRQKPGAGTVLNILLIGPSIELGLWFIQTPPELWQRILLFTGGLLLLAVASGLYIGSRFGPGPRDGLMTGIHARTGWPIWVGRTIVEVTVLAIGWLLGGDVGVGTVAFALLIGPLCGFTLPFFRVPEKPARMPRADADDTTGTAATPVVAAAD; encoded by the coding sequence ATGGCTCGGCGCATCCCCCAACTCCTCATCGGACTCGTGCTCTACGGCATCGCCGACGCGATGATGATCCGTGCGGCGCTCGGCGTCGACCCGTGGACGGTGTTCGCGCAGGGCCTCTCGCACCTCACGGGCATCGGCATCGGCTGGCTCACGAACATCATCGGGGCGCTCGTGCTGCTGCTCTGGATCCCGCTGCGGCAGAAGCCTGGCGCCGGCACCGTGCTCAACATCCTGCTCATCGGGCCGAGCATCGAGCTCGGACTGTGGTTCATCCAGACGCCGCCCGAGCTGTGGCAGCGCATCCTGCTCTTCACCGGAGGGCTGCTGCTGCTCGCGGTCGCGAGCGGTCTCTACATCGGCAGCCGCTTCGGACCGGGTCCCCGCGACGGCCTCATGACCGGCATCCACGCCCGCACCGGCTGGCCGATCTGGGTCGGCCGCACGATCGTCGAGGTGACCGTGCTCGCGATCGGCTGGCTGCTCGGCGGCGACGTCGGCGTCGGCACCGTCGCGTTCGCGCTGCTCATCGGCCCGCTGTGCGGGTTCACCCTGCCGTTCTTCCGGGTGCCCGAGAAGCCGGCGCGGATGCCGCGAGCCGACGCCGACGACACCACGGGAACCGCCGCGACCCCCGTCGTCGCGGCGGCGGACTAG
- the yczR gene encoding MocR-like transcription factor YczR produces MSDAALSARALQNLLGEWRAGARGAVYLALAERVRLLVLDGRVSVDTRLPAERELAERLGVSRTTVTAAYRHLREQGFVRSIRGSGSVARIPGAPAVLPVPPAPTHLDLSKAAPPALPWLADVAREAVDDLPAHLGDSGFDPIGLPVLRQAIADRYAARGLPTSPEQIMVTIGAQHAIALVSRVLVGRGDRAVIEAPTYPHAYEALQLAGARLVAVPVAPHEEADVANRVDDVDALERALARTNPSTAYLMPDFQNPTGRSLDADARRRLLDVAARQGTVVIADETTAELDIDRNHSPLPLAAYGPAGTAVLVGSLGKTVWGGVRIGWIRAEPALIRRLLAARLPGDLGTPILEQLMATRLIGRMDEILELRRAELRAGRDRVESLVAEQFPDWHVPHVDGGIAVWIGLGAPVSSQLALAARAQGLLIAAGPRFGIDGAFERFLRLPICQPVAETEAAVHALRRAWESMPGLAPAEAGLLPAVV; encoded by the coding sequence ATGTCGGATGCCGCGCTGAGCGCCCGTGCGCTGCAGAACCTGCTCGGAGAGTGGCGCGCCGGTGCCCGCGGCGCCGTCTACCTCGCCCTCGCCGAGCGCGTGCGACTGCTCGTGCTCGACGGCCGGGTGAGCGTCGACACACGACTCCCCGCTGAACGCGAACTCGCCGAGCGACTCGGCGTGAGCCGCACGACGGTGACCGCGGCCTACCGGCACCTGCGCGAGCAGGGCTTCGTGCGCAGCATCCGCGGATCGGGAAGCGTCGCCCGCATTCCCGGCGCCCCGGCCGTCCTGCCGGTGCCGCCCGCCCCCACCCATCTCGACCTGTCGAAGGCGGCGCCGCCCGCCCTGCCCTGGCTCGCCGACGTGGCGCGCGAGGCCGTCGACGACCTGCCCGCGCACCTCGGCGACTCGGGGTTCGACCCCATCGGGCTGCCCGTGCTGCGCCAGGCGATCGCCGACCGCTACGCCGCACGCGGCCTGCCGACCTCGCCCGAGCAGATCATGGTGACCATCGGGGCACAGCACGCGATCGCCCTGGTGTCGCGCGTGCTCGTCGGTCGTGGCGACCGGGCGGTGATCGAGGCGCCGACGTATCCGCACGCGTACGAGGCGCTGCAGCTCGCCGGGGCGAGGCTCGTCGCCGTGCCCGTCGCGCCGCACGAGGAGGCCGACGTCGCGAACCGCGTCGACGACGTCGACGCGCTCGAGCGCGCCCTCGCCCGCACGAACCCCTCGACGGCGTACCTCATGCCCGACTTCCAGAACCCGACGGGTCGCTCGCTCGACGCCGACGCACGACGCCGACTGCTCGACGTCGCCGCCCGACAGGGCACCGTCGTGATCGCCGACGAGACGACCGCCGAGCTCGACATCGACCGCAACCACTCGCCGCTGCCGCTCGCCGCCTACGGGCCGGCGGGAACGGCCGTGCTCGTCGGCTCGCTCGGCAAGACGGTGTGGGGCGGGGTTCGCATCGGCTGGATCCGTGCCGAGCCGGCGCTCATCCGACGGCTGCTCGCGGCTCGGCTGCCGGGCGACCTCGGCACCCCCATCCTCGAGCAGCTCATGGCGACGCGACTGATCGGGCGCATGGACGAGATCCTCGAACTGCGGCGCGCCGAGCTCCGGGCCGGCCGCGATCGGGTCGAGTCGCTCGTCGCCGAGCAGTTCCCCGACTGGCACGTGCCCCACGTCGACGGCGGCATCGCCGTCTGGATCGGGCTCGGCGCACCCGTGAGCTCGCAGCTCGCGCTCGCCGCGAGGGCGCAGGGCCTGCTCATCGCCGCCGGACCCCGGTTCGGCATCGACGGGGCGTTCGAACGGTTCCTGCGGCTGCCGATCTGCCAGCCGGTCGCCGAGACCGAGGCGGCCGTGCATGCGCTGCGCCGCGCGTGGGAGTCGATGCCGGGCCTCGCGCCCGCCGAAGCCGGCCTGCTGCCTGCGGTCGTGTAA
- a CDS encoding esterase-like activity of phytase family protein, which translates to MPARPLSLAAFAVASVIAGCALAAPAVAAPLGATTASAADRAETTGPAFSRTATYPVFQNVPAGVDPAAATVAEISAVSEDGRTVVYTDALGKRIGFLDITDPEHPVGTGTVALAELGHADDQPTSVAIVGGRVLVVIDETGGDFPNPRGRLDVLDLGTRARLASIDLGGQPDSIAISPDRKTAAIAIENQRDEELEVDGVEGGLPQAPGGFVQTVKLTPAKPSSWKAQPVRFDDKWASAAFAAAGVYAPTDPEPEYVAFSPSGELAVTLQENNAVALIDVNNRRVTGAFSAGTVTGSGFDVKKDKKIDATGSITDVPREPDSIAWVDDRHVATANEGDLRGGTRGWSVFDVRTGDVVWDAADSFEQLAISRGLYNDDRAAKKGPEPEGLAVATIGGTRYAFVASERSNFVAVYDLADPTSPRFVQTLFSTNGPEGILPVPSRDLLVVSSETDDASVSVRASVNLYRLGDEASAQPSIVSDDDANGRAIGWLALGALSAKPGDASAIYAASDNALNPSTIFTVDVSAEPARITDRLVVTKAGSPQALDVEGVFARPQGGFWLANEGATGAANSLVRTDAAGAIVETMSLPADIAAHVGKWGFEGVTATTDASGAEIVWAALQRPLWTDPAAASGPIDGEGVTRIGRYDTATKTWTWFGYRLEQTATAGDWLGLSEITAVDGDTLAVIERDKLNGPAAAIKRVTTVEVGGVQGVSGVGAPGALPVLEKTLAVDVLPALRAGNGWTQEKLEGLTIGADGQVYAVTDNDGLKDATGETVFLRLGAATDVF; encoded by the coding sequence ATGCCCGCACGCCCGCTCTCCCTCGCCGCATTCGCCGTGGCATCCGTCATCGCCGGCTGCGCGCTCGCCGCGCCCGCCGTCGCCGCACCGCTCGGCGCCACCACCGCATCCGCCGCCGACCGTGCCGAGACCACCGGTCCGGCGTTCTCGCGCACCGCGACCTACCCCGTCTTCCAGAACGTGCCCGCGGGCGTCGACCCGGCGGCGGCCACCGTCGCCGAGATCTCCGCGGTGAGTGAGGACGGCCGCACCGTCGTCTACACCGACGCGCTCGGCAAGCGCATCGGATTCCTCGACATCACCGACCCCGAGCACCCGGTCGGCACGGGCACCGTCGCGCTCGCCGAGCTCGGCCACGCCGACGACCAGCCGACCTCGGTCGCGATCGTCGGCGGTCGCGTGCTCGTCGTGATCGACGAGACCGGCGGCGACTTCCCGAACCCGCGCGGCCGGCTCGACGTGCTCGACCTCGGCACGCGCGCACGCCTCGCCTCGATCGACCTCGGCGGCCAGCCCGACTCGATCGCGATCTCGCCCGACCGCAAGACCGCCGCGATCGCCATCGAGAACCAGCGCGACGAGGAGCTCGAGGTCGACGGCGTCGAGGGCGGACTACCGCAGGCCCCCGGCGGCTTCGTGCAGACCGTGAAGCTCACGCCCGCGAAGCCCTCGAGCTGGAAGGCGCAGCCCGTGCGCTTCGACGACAAGTGGGCGTCGGCCGCGTTCGCTGCCGCGGGCGTCTACGCCCCGACCGACCCGGAGCCCGAGTACGTCGCGTTCTCGCCGTCGGGCGAGCTCGCCGTCACCCTGCAGGAGAACAACGCCGTCGCACTCATCGACGTGAACAACCGCCGGGTCACCGGGGCGTTCTCGGCCGGCACCGTGACGGGATCGGGCTTCGACGTCAAGAAGGACAAGAAGATCGACGCGACCGGCTCCATCACCGACGTGCCGCGCGAGCCCGACTCGATCGCCTGGGTCGACGACCGCCACGTCGCGACCGCGAACGAGGGCGACCTGCGGGGCGGCACCCGCGGCTGGTCGGTGTTCGACGTGCGCACGGGCGACGTCGTGTGGGACGCGGCCGACTCGTTCGAGCAGCTCGCGATCTCGCGCGGCCTCTACAACGACGATCGCGCCGCCAAGAAGGGCCCCGAGCCCGAGGGCCTCGCGGTCGCGACGATCGGCGGCACGCGCTACGCGTTCGTCGCGAGCGAGCGCTCGAACTTCGTCGCCGTCTACGACCTCGCCGACCCGACCTCGCCGCGCTTCGTGCAGACGCTGTTCTCGACGAACGGGCCCGAGGGCATCCTGCCGGTGCCGTCGCGCGACCTGCTCGTCGTCTCGAGCGAGACCGACGACGCCTCGGTCTCGGTGCGCGCGAGCGTCAACCTCTACCGACTCGGCGACGAGGCGTCGGCGCAGCCGTCGATCGTGAGCGACGACGACGCGAACGGGCGAGCGATCGGCTGGCTCGCCCTCGGCGCGCTCTCGGCCAAGCCCGGCGACGCCTCGGCGATCTATGCCGCGAGCGACAACGCGCTGAACCCCTCGACGATCTTCACGGTGGATGTCTCTGCCGAGCCCGCCCGCATCACCGACCGGCTCGTCGTGACGAAGGCCGGCAGCCCGCAGGCGCTCGACGTGGAGGGCGTCTTCGCCCGCCCGCAGGGCGGGTTCTGGCTCGCGAACGAGGGCGCGACGGGCGCGGCGAACTCGCTCGTCCGCACCGATGCCGCCGGTGCGATCGTCGAGACGATGTCGCTGCCCGCGGACATCGCCGCGCACGTCGGCAAGTGGGGCTTCGAGGGCGTGACCGCGACGACCGATGCATCCGGTGCCGAGATCGTCTGGGCCGCGCTGCAGCGCCCGCTGTGGACCGACCCCGCCGCCGCGTCCGGCCCGATCGACGGCGAGGGCGTGACCCGCATCGGCCGCTACGACACCGCGACGAAGACCTGGACCTGGTTCGGCTACCGACTCGAGCAGACCGCGACCGCCGGCGACTGGCTCGGCCTCTCGGAGATCACCGCGGTCGACGGCGACACGCTCGCCGTCATCGAGCGCGACAAGCTCAACGGGCCTGCGGCCGCGATCAAGCGCGTCACGACGGTCGAGGTCGGCGGCGTGCAGGGCGTGAGCGGCGTCGGCGCACCCGGTGCGCTGCCCGTGCTCGAGAAGACGCTCGCGGTCGACGTGCTCCCCGCGCTCCGCGCCGGCAACGGCTGGACCCAGGAGAAGCTCGAGGGCCTCACCATCGGCGCGGACGGCCAGGTCTACGCCGTCACCGACAACGACGGGCTGAAGGATGCCACGGGCGAGACCGTGTTCCTGCGCCTCGGTGCCGCGACCGACGTGTTCTGA
- a CDS encoding chaplin family protein, which produces MKRIALRALYATLFAGGLTLLGAGVAHAETNGHDGIVSGTQAGISIDLPVTIGGNAVSVIGDSSSSDATTEVATADAEPAAVTSGDDGIGSGSQALIDVDIPVTVGGNAISVIGDSSSSDATTEVATDAASGESGTADAGSAETSGSDSLLGGTQGLIDVDVPITVSGNAISVIGDSSSEDATTAVVADVAGSGAGSDEAVTSGDDSLLGGTQILGDIDAPITVGGNAISIIGDSSSSDAVTEVGTGGPGSGAGSDEAATSGDDSLLGGTQVLGDLDLPITVGGNAVSVIGDSVSSDATTAVLTGGAGDGDASTSGDDSILGGTQVLPSLEAPITIGGNAISGIGDSTSTDAETVVLPGAGGGSATTGGDGSLLGGTQLLPGLSLPITIGGNAISVIGDSETDGSTTIVDPTDPTDPTDPTDPTDPTDPTDPTDPTDPTDPTDPTDPTDPTDPTEPTNPTDPGDGSNGGNGGGSDDGSDGSSVAEGGDTVIVAESSDGSLASTGADVSGAGLAALALVAGLVLVALRRFTLRRSTGRSAGRR; this is translated from the coding sequence ATGAAGAGAATTGCGCTGAGGGCGCTGTACGCGACCCTCTTCGCCGGGGGGCTCACGCTCCTCGGGGCCGGCGTCGCCCATGCGGAGACGAACGGCCACGACGGCATCGTGTCGGGAACCCAGGCCGGGATCTCGATCGACCTGCCCGTCACGATCGGCGGCAACGCCGTCTCGGTCATCGGCGACTCCTCGTCGTCGGATGCGACCACCGAGGTCGCCACGGCAGACGCCGAGCCCGCCGCAGTCACCTCGGGTGACGACGGCATCGGTTCGGGCAGCCAGGCGCTCATCGACGTCGACATCCCGGTGACCGTCGGCGGCAACGCCATCTCGGTCATCGGCGACTCCTCGTCGTCGGATGCGACCACCGAGGTCGCGACCGATGCTGCGTCGGGCGAGTCCGGCACGGCCGACGCGGGCAGCGCCGAGACCAGCGGCAGCGACTCGCTGCTCGGCGGAACCCAGGGCCTCATCGACGTCGACGTGCCGATCACCGTGAGCGGCAACGCCATCTCGGTCATCGGCGACTCCTCGTCGGAGGACGCCACGACCGCGGTCGTGGCCGATGTCGCGGGTTCGGGCGCCGGGTCGGACGAGGCGGTGACGTCGGGCGATGACAGCCTGCTCGGCGGCACGCAGATCCTCGGCGACATCGACGCCCCGATCACGGTCGGCGGCAACGCCATCTCGATCATCGGCGACTCCTCGTCGAGCGACGCCGTGACCGAGGTCGGCACGGGTGGCCCGGGTTCGGGCGCCGGGTCGGACGAGGCGGCGACGTCGGGCGATGACAGCCTGCTCGGCGGCACGCAGGTACTCGGCGACCTCGACCTGCCGATCACGGTCGGCGGCAACGCCGTCTCGGTCATCGGCGACTCGGTCTCGTCGGATGCGACGACCGCGGTGCTGACCGGTGGCGCCGGCGACGGCGACGCGTCGACCTCGGGCGACGACTCGATCCTCGGCGGCACGCAGGTGCTTCCGTCGCTCGAGGCGCCGATCACGATCGGCGGCAACGCGATCTCGGGCATCGGCGACTCCACGTCGACCGACGCCGAGACGGTCGTGCTGCCGGGAGCCGGGGGCGGCTCTGCGACGACGGGCGGTGACGGCAGCCTGCTCGGGGGAACACAGCTGCTGCCCGGCCTGTCACTGCCCATCACGATCGGCGGCAACGCGATCTCGGTCATCGGCGACAGCGAGACCGACGGCTCGACGACCATCGTCGACCCGACGGACCCGACGGACCCGACCGACCCGACCGATCCGACGGATCCCACGGACCCGACGGACCCGACGGACCCCACCGACCCGACCGATCCCACGGACCCGACCGATCCCACGGACCCGACGGACCCGACCGAGCCGACGAACCCCACCGACCCCGGTGACGGCTCGAACGGCGGCAACGGCGGAGGTTCCGACGACGGTTCGGACGGTTCCTCGGTCGCTGAGGGCGGCGACACGGTGATCGTGGCGGAGAGCTCGGACGGCTCGCTCGCCTCGACGGGCGCCGACGTCTCGGGCGCCGGCCTCGCGGCCCTCGCGCTCGTCGCCGGGCTCGTGCTCGTCGCGCTGCGCCGGTTCACACTGCGACGGTCGACCGGGCGTTCCGCGGGACGCCGGTAA